The Exopalaemon carinicauda mitochondrion, complete genome genomic interval CCCACTCACCCTTTAACCCAACAAATTACATTTAATGGAGTCACACCATTCCCTTGAAGATCAAAACTTCATGTGCCTCTACACTAAAACATAGACAGAAAAGATAAGCTAAGTTAAGCTTATGGGCTCATACCCCGTCTATGAAGAATTATTCTCCTTTCAATACCTATTCTTTCTCCTGAAATACTTATATTTTCGTCCACATTAGTAGCAGGAACTGTTATCTCTATCTCGGCCTCTTCCTGGTTCATAGCCTGGCTAGGGCTTGAATTAAATCTTCTTTCATTTATTCCTCTTATTGCCACAAAACATAATAGTTTTTCCTCAGAAGCAGCATTTAAGTACTTCTTGATCCAAGCCTTAGGCTCCGCAACTCTTCTTGCAAGTGTTACTATCTTACTTGTATTCCCTTTTACACCTAAAATTCTTATTTTTTGCTCCTTAATGCTAAAGATAGCTGCAGCTCCCCTCCACTTTTGACTTCCAACTATCATACAAGGAATGTCATGGTCAAACTGCATTATCCTTATAACTTTCCAGAAAATCGCCCCCCTTATCCTAACCTCCTACATTTTATGTGATCAGCTTAGAATCATACTAATTAGAGTTTCAATCCTATCAGCCCTAATAGGCGGACTAGGTGGTTTAAACCAAACTTTACTTCGCAAACTAATAGCATTCTCTTCTATTAATCATATGGCCTGAATGCTGGCCGCCATATCTT includes:
- the ND2 gene encoding NADH dehydrogenase subunit 2 (TAA stop codon is completed by the addition of 3' A residues to the mRNA) — its product is MLSPEMLMFSSTLVAGTVISISASSWFMAWLGLELNLLSFIPLIATKHNSFSSEAAFKYFLIQALGSATLLASVTILLVFPFTPKILIFCSLMLKMAAAPLHFWLPTIMQGMSWSNCIILMTFQKIAPLILTSYILCDQLSIMLISVSILSALMGGLGGLNQTLLRKLMAFSSINHMAWMLAAMSSSTNLWVHYIFTYTIISFSLVIPLNYNQTFHIKQLANISIPHFNKMMVFLPLFSMGGLPPFLGFLPKMMVITTLIDQQFFMWTAILTMTALITLFYYVRLAITSITLSSPKTSRNLTPTDQGPAKISLINFMPMLFPLMTFIPI